Part of the bacterium genome, AAAATCAACGACCCCCAATTCGGCCCCAAAAACGCGGCGGGGATTGAAGTCCCCGCCCTACATTCGTCGGACGCCGCGAATCCGACCCGTAGGGGCGACCGTCCACGGTCGCCCGCGGGCGGAGACGAAGCCCCGCCCCTACGTCACCGCAACCGGGGTGAGGGCTGCCTCATAAAAAACGGGCGGGCCCAAAGCCCCGCCCCTACACCATCGTAATCCCCGGGCCATACCGGCCCAACCTCACGACCGCAGGGTCACGTCCAGGATGTTCCCCAGCCGCTCGGGGTGGCTCGAGGTGAATACGTAGGCCTGAACCTTGTCGCTCTTCGAATCGGCGACCTCGATTTTCAGGGCCGGCCCCCCCGTGGACACCCAGTACCAGGCGCGGTCGCGACCACGCCGGATGCCGTAACCCCCCGAGTCGGACAGACGGATGAAGGTCGGCTCCGTGGAGATGATGCTCCGGCGGGCGATGGTCTTCTTGAAGACGCCGAAGGCCAGGAAGAGCCGGGACTGGGTGACGGTGACGACGAGCTGGGTGAACGAGAGCCCCACGAAGAGCGCGACGGAGGCCGTGACGGTGCAGGCCCAGAAGACGGTCCGCTCATCCGGCGTCCGGAAGCCGCCCCACAGGACCACGCCGAGCATCAGCAACCCGACGACGGTGACCGTTATCCAGAAGGAAACCCGGGAGACGGTGCTCTCCCGGTAGACGACGATGTCGGGGGAGGCCTGGTTCATTGCGGGCCGCTCTCCCGGATTTTCGCGAAGTGGGCCCGCAGGTCGCCGAGGAGCTTTTCCGCTTTCTGATCTTCCCGCAGGTCGCGGGCGCCGCAGGCGCCGAGGAGGGCGACGACGATGGGCAGGTTCTCGTCGGCCAGGCCGTAGCAGACCCGGTTCCCCTCCCGGCGGAAGGTGACGAGCTGAGCCCCGCGCATGACGGCCAGGTGCTGGGAGATGTTGGGCTGCTTGAGCCCCAGGGCGGCGCGCAGGTCGTCCACGCAGGACACGTCACGGGCCAGGAGCTCCACGATGCGCAGCCGGGTGGGGTGGGCCATCGCCTTGAACAGACGCGCCGTCTTCTCGCACCGGTCCTGCTCTTCCACGGTCCTCCTCACGTGTTTAACCTGTTGCGAATATACGAAATTCCTAGTTTTTTGTCAAGACGGCGGAGCGCTTTATCCGTGGAGGGGCGCCGGCCGCGACCGTCCCGACGGGTCGGGGTGAGGGCCGCCGTAGATAAAAATGTAGGGCGGCCCCGTAGGACGCGTCCTCTGCGGGCCGCCGCGGCGGGGATTAATATCTGCGGCCGAAGGCAAATCCCCGCACTGCATTTAGAAGCGGCTCGCCTACGGGGCAGGGAGTGGCGTGCAGCGGCCCCCTCTCCCTTTAAGGGAGAGGGTCGGGGTGAGGGTAGAAAACAGCGAAAATCAACAACCCCTATTTCGCCCAATATAAACGGCGGGGACTAAGGTTCCCGCCCTACATCTAGGAGAAGCTCGACTACGGACCGGGACGGGGGTAGGCGGATCCCGGGACAACCCCGCCCGCTTGACCGAGTGTATACTAATGTGTATACTGCCGTCATGCAACGCTCGACCTCCAAAGAGGTCCCGCCGCCCCGCTTCGAGCGCTTCCTCGCGGCCACCACCTCCATCGCCGGCGCCTACGAGGAGGACAAGCTCCTCCAGGCGATAATCTCCTCGGCCGAGGAGGTGGTCGAGGCCGGCGCCAGCTCGATTCTGCTCCTGGACTCGGGCGGCGCCTTCCTCCGCTTCGCCATCGCCACCGGGCCCGTGGCCGACAAGGCCCTGCCGGTCAAGGTCCCCGTCGAGGGCTCCATCGCCGGCTGGGTCGTCACCCACCGCCGGCCGGTCAACCTGCCCAAGGCCGGGGACGACCCCCGCCACTTCACCGGCGTGGACAAAAAAACCGAGATCAAGACCGAGAGCCTGCTCTGCGTGCCGCTTCTGGTGGACGACGAGCCCATCGGGGCGATTCAGTCGCTCAACAAGCGCGGCGGCCGGCCCTTCACCGACGAGGACGAGCACTTCCTCGAGGCCATCGCCGTCCAGGCCGCCTACGCCCTGCGGCGGGTGATGGAGGACCAGCGCCGGCGCGAGGAGCTCGACGAGCTGCGCGCCCGCGCCGCCACCGAACAGACCGTCATCGGCGAGCGGGGTGGACTGGCCGAGGTCTTCGACATCGTGAGGAAGGTGGCCGACGCGAGGACCACGCTGCTGTTGCGCGGCGAGACCGGCACCGGCAAGGGGATGATTGCGCGGGCCATCTACTCCATCGGCGCCAGATACCGCCGCCGATTCGTCACCGTCAACTGCTCCAACATCCCCCCCGACCTCCTGGAGAGCGAGCTCTTCGGCCACGCCAAGGGCGCCTTTACGGGGGCCTCGGCGGTCAAGATCGGCAAGTTCAAGCTGGCCCACGGCGGCACGATTTTCCTCGACGAGGTGGGCGACATCCCCCTGGAACTGCAGGCCAAGCTCCTGCGCGTGCTCCAGGAGCAGGAGTTCGAGCCGCTGGGCTCCAACGACACCGAGAAGGTGGACGTACGGGTCATCGCCGCCACCAGCCGGGACCTGGAGGCCGCCATCGCCGAGGAGCGCTTCCGCGAGGACCTCTACTACCGCCTGAACGTGGTGAGCGTGGAGCTGCCGCCTCTGCGCGACCGCCGCGAGGACCTGCCCGAGCTGGTGGACCACTTTTTACGCAAGTACTCCCTGGAGACGAACAAGCACATGCTGCGGGCCGCCCCCGAGGCGCTCGAGGTCATCGCCGCCTACGACTGGCCGGGCAACGTGCGAGAGCTGGAGAACGCCGTCGAGAGGGCGGTGGTGCTGGGCGAAGGGGAGGTGCTGGAGCCGGAGATGCTCCCCAGCCACGTCCGCGGCGGGCGGGGATACACCGTCCCCGAGGGTGCCACCCTGGTCGAGGCCCAGCACAGCTTCAAGCGGTATTTCATCGCCAAGGCGCTGGACGCTCACGGGGGAAACCAGACCAAGGCCGCCGAGGCCCTGGGCATCCAGCGCAGCTACCTGAACCGGATGATAAAGCAGTTGGGCCTCCACCGGGCCGCGCAGGACTGATGCTTGGGGTCCGCGGAAGAGCTCAGATGTCACAAGGTGATGAAATGAGAACCATGAAAATCCTCGTCTGGCTGTCGCTTCTCGGAATGACGGCGGTCGCCGGTGAGCTCACCCTGGGTTATTCATCGGTCCTGGAGGCGGAATTCTACCTCGCATTCCCGGACGAACTGGCAATTGACGCCTTCGACTGCTGTTTCCACACGCCGGGCGGGGAGGAACATGTCTGCACCCGATTAGAATTCAGCCTGC contains:
- a CDS encoding metalloregulator ArsR/SmtB family transcription factor, whose translation is MEEQDRCEKTARLFKAMAHPTRLRIVELLARDVSCVDDLRAALGLKQPNISQHLAVMRGAQLVTFRREGNRVCYGLADENLPIVVALLGACGARDLREDQKAEKLLGDLRAHFAKIRESGPQ
- a CDS encoding sigma 54-interacting transcriptional regulator, which encodes MQRSTSKEVPPPRFERFLAATTSIAGAYEEDKLLQAIISSAEEVVEAGASSILLLDSGGAFLRFAIATGPVADKALPVKVPVEGSIAGWVVTHRRPVNLPKAGDDPRHFTGVDKKTEIKTESLLCVPLLVDDEPIGAIQSLNKRGGRPFTDEDEHFLEAIAVQAAYALRRVMEDQRRREELDELRARAATEQTVIGERGGLAEVFDIVRKVADARTTLLLRGETGTGKGMIARAIYSIGARYRRRFVTVNCSNIPPDLLESELFGHAKGAFTGASAVKIGKFKLAHGGTIFLDEVGDIPLELQAKLLRVLQEQEFEPLGSNDTEKVDVRVIAATSRDLEAAIAEERFREDLYYRLNVVSVELPPLRDRREDLPELVDHFLRKYSLETNKHMLRAAPEALEVIAAYDWPGNVRELENAVERAVVLGEGEVLEPEMLPSHVRGGRGYTVPEGATLVEAQHSFKRYFIAKALDAHGGNQTKAAEALGIQRSYLNRMIKQLGLHRAAQD